The following are encoded together in the Lathyrus oleraceus cultivar Zhongwan6 chromosome 3, CAAS_Psat_ZW6_1.0, whole genome shotgun sequence genome:
- the LOC127126078 gene encoding histone H1, whose translation MASEEPTTVAVEQPIVEEPEAVDTLPPVVNESEEPTAKPKKAPKEPKAKKAPAKPRTHPTYEEMVKEAIVALKERNGSSQYAIAKFIEEKHKQLPSNFKKLLLVQIKKLVASGKLVKVKASYKLPAKSSAAKPAKKPAAAAKSKAKPKAKAATKSKAKPAAKAKPAAKAKPAAKAKPAAKAKPAAKAKPAAKAKPAAKPVKTAAAKPAAKAKPAAKPKAAAKAKPAAKAKPAAKAKPAAKPAKAARTSTRTSPAAAAAAPKPAVKKAAPVKKTPVKAAAKAKTAKSPAKKAAAKRGKK comes from the exons ATGGCGTCTGAAGAGCCCACCACCGTCGCCGTCGAGCAACCCATTGTGGAGGAGCCGGAAGCCGTCGACACGCTCCCACCAGTTGTCAATGAATCCGAAGAGCCCACTGCCAAGCCCAAGAAGGCACCCAAGGAGCCCAAGGCCAAGAAAGCTCCGGCCAAGCCCCGAACTCACCCCACCTATGAAGAG ATGGTGAAGGAAGCGATTGTTGCTTTGAAGGAGAGGAACGGTTCAAGCCAGTACGCGATTGCGAAGTTCATTGAAGAGAAGCACAAGCAGCTTCCATCGAACTTCAAGAAGCTTTTGCTGGTTCAGATCAAGAAGCTTGTTGCTTCTGGCAAGCTCGTCAAGGTTAAGGCCTCTTACAAGTTACCGGCGAAGTCCTCTGCTGCAAAGCCCGCCAAGAAGCCTGCTGCTGCTGCTAAGTCCAAAGCCAAGCCCAAGGCTAAAGCTGCTACCAAGTCAAAGGCTAAGCCCGCAGCCAAAGCCAAGCCAGCTGCCAAAGCCAAGCCCGCTGCTAAGGCCAAGCCAGCTGCCAAGGCTAAGCCCGCTGCTAAGGCAAAGCCTGCTGCCAAAGCTAAACCCGCTGCCAAGCCGGTTAAGACTGCCGCAGCCAAGCCAGCAGCCAAGGCCAAGCCTGCCGCGAAGCCTAAAGCTGCTGCTAAGGCGAAACCTGCTGCCAAAGCCAAGCCAGCTGCTAAGGCTAAGCCAGCTGCTAAGCCTGCCAAGGCTGCAAGGACCTCGACGAGGACTTCACCAGCGGCTGCAGCTGCTGCACCCAAGCCGGCGGTGAAGAAGGCTGCACCTGTGAAGAAGACTCCGGTGAAAGCAGCGGCGAAGGCCAAGACTGCGAAGTCTCCAGCGAAGAAGGCAGCAGCTAAGAGAGGGAAGAAGTGA